Below is a window of Pseudomonas monteilii DNA.
TCCGGCCGTTCTCCTGCGCGGCCTACATCGCCTCGATCCACCAGGGCATCGACGTCGCCCACACCAATGGCTACACCCACCTGGCCGCCTGCACCGGCAACGCCAGCGAAGACACCATGCGCCGGGTCTACGGCCTGCCCGAGATCGCCCTGATCGAAATGGGCGACTTCGTCGGCGCGGTGCTCAAGCACGTGCGCAAGGTCCCCGTGGCACGCCTGAGCCTGTGCGGCGGCTTCGGCAAGATCAGCAAGCTCGCCGCCGGCCACATGGACCTGCACAGCCGTCATTCGAGCATCGACCTGCCGCAACTGGCCGGGTGGGCGGCGCAGCTGGGCGCCGATGCCACACTGCAGGCCGAGATCGTCGGCGCCAACACCAGCCAGCAGGCCTTGGCGCTGGCGCGGGCGGCAGGCATCGAACTGGGCGATGCGGTCTGCGCTCACGCGCTGGCCTTCGCGCGTAGCGTGGTGCCGCCCAGTGTGCAGGTGGAGGTGTTCGCCATCGACCGTCAAGGTGGCCTGGTCGGCCAGGCGGGGGTGGCATGACGCCGCGCCTGCTGCTGCTCGGTGGCGTCACCGAGGCCCTGGCCCTGGCCCGCCGCCTGGGACCCGAGCACATTTACAGCCTGGCCGGGGTCGGCCGGGTGCCGGAGGACCTGCCGTGCCAGGTACGTGTGGGCGGCTATGGCGGCGCCGAGGGGCTGGCCGCCTACCTGCGCGAGGCGCGTATCGACCTGCTGATCGACGCCACGCACCCCTACGCCGCGCAGATCAGTGGCAACGCGGCACGCGCGGCGGCGGCCGTCGGTATCCCGTGCTGGGCGCTGCGTCGCCCGGCCTGGCAGGCAGGGCCCGAGGACGATTGGCGCGAGGTGGCCGACTGGCCGGCGCTGATCGACGCGCTGACGCCGTTCCGGCGACCGCTGTTCACCTTGGGGCGGGAGCCGTTGCGCCACCTGGACGAGATTCCGACGCACCAGTTCTGGACCCTGCGCGCGCTGGAGGCCTGCCCCGGCAATGCACGCTGCGAAGTGATCGGTGCCCGTGGGCCGTTTTACCTGGAAGACGAGCGCGCCTTGTTCGCGCGGGGGCAGTTCGACGTGCTGGTCAGCAAGAACAGCGGCAGCGGTGCCACCGAGCCCAAGCTCGAGGTGGCACGCGAGCGCGGGGTGCCGGTGCTGGTACTGGCCCGGCCCTGCCTGCCGGCGGTGGACCGGGCGTTCTTCGACGTCGAGACGTTGGCCGAGGCGCTGGGCATCGCCTAGGGCGGCGCCTGGGCGGACGTCATCGCGGGCAAGCCCGCTCCCACAGGCGGCTTTGCCAGCGTGCGATTGCTTGCTTGAAATGGGCACCTGTGGGAGCTGGCTTGCCAGCGATAGGGCCTGTTCACCCACCTCAGAGCTGCCAGGCCAGCGCTCGACCTCTCACAGGCGGCTTTGCCATCGTGCGATTGCCTGCTTGAAATGGGCACCTGTGGGAGTCCGCCCGCCGCCTTGGCGCCGCGCTGTCGCGCAGAGAACATGACGATAGCTCAGGATCCGAAGCTTCATTGCTAATCGATTTTAGGGCCGCTTTGCGGCCCATCGCGGCCGGTCCGGCGCCCCAGCAGGGGCCGCTCCTACACCCGTAGCCCCACCGCAGGGTTGCAGGCTATCGCGGTCACCTGTGGGAGCGGCCCCAGTGCCGCGATTGGGCCCGCAGGGCCCATACACCAGCCCATGTGGTCGGACATGTATCGAGCATTAAAGAGGCAGTTGCTCCCATATCTATAGGCTCATCGGTATGCTCGCAGACGGCCCCCAGACTGTCCGCCTGCTGGCGCCTGCGTCGACGACCGGGCTCAAAGCAGGGAAATCTCCTACCCGGTTTTCGTCCCCTTCTCGTGGCCGGCTTTCCACCCTGTGCCGTACACTTCGCCCCCTCTCTTCAAGGAACCCACCCCATGGACATGCACTGGTGGATCTGGCTGGTCTTCGGCATCGCGCTGATCCTGCTGGAGCTGGCCCTCCCGACCTTCTTCATCCTCTGGTTCGGCATCGGCGCCGTGCTGGTCGCCCTGATCGCGCTGGCCATGCCGACGCTGCAGCTGCCGGTGCAGATCCTGCTGTGGGTGCTGTTCTCGAGCCTTACCACCGCGCTGTGGTTCTGGCTGTTCCGCAAGGCCCCGGACACGCGCTGGACCGCCGACAGCGTGCTGGGCGAGGTGGGGTTGCTGACCGCTCCCGTCTCCCAGTTCCAGAAGGGCCGGGTCCGTTTCCAGAAGCCGATCCTTGGCAACGAGGAATGGGTCTGCGTGGCCGACACCGACCTGTCCGCGGGCGAGCGCGTGCGCCTGACCGCCATCGAAGGCAACACCGCCCGCATCACGCGGGCCTGACCCTCGCTACAAGGAGTTCGCCCCCATGACCAGTCTCATCGTCGTCTGCACCGTCGCCCTCTTCGTGCTCGTGTCCGTGTTCAAGGGGGTGCGCATCGTGCCCCAGGGCGAGGAATGGATCGTCGAGCGCCTCGGCCGTTACCACAGCACCCTCAAGCCCGGCCTGAACATCGTCATCCCGTACATGGACGTGGTCGCCTATCGGCTGCCGACCAAGGACATCATCCTCGACGTCGAGCAGCAGGAAATCATCACCCGCGACAACGCGGTCATCGTCGCCAACGCCCTGTGCTTCGCCAAGGTGGTCGATCCGCAGAAAGCCTCCTACGGCGTGCAGGACTTCGCCTTCGCCGTGACCAGCCTGACCATGACCTCGCTGCGTGCCATCGTCGGCGCCATGGACCTCGACGAAGCACTGTCGAGCCGCGAGCAGATCAAGGCACGCCTGCGCGACGCCATGTCCGAGCAGACCGAGGACTGGGGCGTCACGGTCCGTTCGGTGGAGATCCAGGACATCAAGCCTTCGCCGAACATGCAGATCGCCATGGAGCGCCAGGCCGCTGCCGAGCGTGAGCGAAAGGCCGACGTCACCCGCGCCGAAGGCGCCAAGCAGGCGGCCATCCTCGAGGCCGAGGCGCGGTTGCAGGCGGCGCGGCTGGACGCCGAAGCGCAGATCAACCTCGCCGAGGCCTCGGCGCGGGCCATCACACTGGTGCGCGAAGCGGTCGGCAGCGAGACCACGCCGGCCATGTACCTGCTGGGCGAGCGCTACATCGGCGCCATGGAGCACCTGGCCGGCAGCGACAATGCCAAGGTCGTGGTGCTGCCGGCGGACCTGCAGGAAACCGTTCGCGGCCTGCTGGGCCGTGGCAAGACGGCGTAAGGCACACGTCCCTTTCATACGACCGGGGTGCGGCACGTCACCGCACCCCGGACTCTTTTGCGTATACTCGGCGTTACAATCCCACCCTGATTCCTGACCGGATCTCTCCATGCCCCCACGTCGGCACATCGCCTGGATAGCCTGCTTCGCGGTGCTGTTCAACCTGCTGGCCATGCCGCTGTCCTCCGCCGCGTCCCGACACGCGGCGCAGCAGCTGGTGTGGGGGGCGTTCTGTTCGAGCCTGTCGGGCGCGGCCAAGGCCAACCGCCAGACCCTGGCCATGCTCGACAAGGCCGTGCTCGACCTGACACCGCACGACCTGGGCAAGGTCGAGCTGCACCACAGTTGCTGCCTGGGCGGGGCGCCGCTGCTGAGCCTGCCCAGTCATGCCCCGCAACTGCGCCATCCACCGCTGCGCTGGCTGGCCTATGCCACACCGTCGCTCGGCGAGCGCCCCACGCCTCGCCAGCTATGGCCGGCGCTCAACCCACGTGCCTCTCCCATGGCGTGAGCCTGCTGTGACACCCGTCCTGCACCTCACTCACTGGAGAACCTTTCATGCTCAAGCACGCCCTGTTCCTGGCCGCCCTGCTGCTGCCCGGTGCCTTCGCCAACGCCCACGAATACACCCAGGGCGACCTGCACATCGCCCACCCCTGGTCGATGCAACTGCCGCCCAATGCGCCCAGCGTGGCGGCCTACTTCGTCGTGCACAACAACGCCACGACGGACGACCGCCTGCTGGGCGTGGACAGCCCGATCACCGACGACGCGCAGCTGCATGCGCATGTCCAGACCGACGATGGCCTGATGCGCATGCAACCGGTGCCGAGCGTCGTGGTGCCAGCCGGCAAGGACCTGACCTTCGCGCCGGGTGCCTACCACGTCATGCTCATGCAGCCGAAGGATCGTGCCCTGCTGAGCGACGGCCAGCGCTTCCCGCTGACCCTGCACTTCGAAAAGGCCGGTGACGTCACCGTCCAGGTGCTGGTGCAACGCGAGCCGCCCAAGGCCGCCACTGGACAGCCGCACGCCCACTGACCGCGCCTGACCCTTCGTGATGCGCCTGCCCCTCGGCCGACCTGCTCGCCGCCGCTCCGATCACCCCCGCGTGAACGGCAGCTGGCTGAGCCTGTTCGCCATGTGGATGATCTTCATCGGCCCTCTGATCGCTCAGTCGATGCCGATGAATCACCACGCCGGCATGAGTCTGGGCGCGGGCATAGAGGGGCACGCACACGCGGCCCCAGCATCTGATCCGCAGGCCCACGGTGCGATGCACCATGGGCGCCAGCACGATCCTCAGGTGCATGTACTTTGGGAACAGTGCGGCTACTGCAGCCTGCTGTTCAACTGCCCCGCCCTGCCCGGCACCCTGAGCCCACTGGGCAGCCACAGCCTGCCGCCTGCCATCGCCTCGGCGCTGCCGCCGTTGCCCGGCCATGCCTCCCGCACCGTCTTCCCTGGCGCCAGAAGCCGCGCGCCACCGTCTCCGATCGACGTCTGAACCTTCGACCTGCGTGTGCGCCTGCGGCGCACGCCCGTTTCCGACTGATCGACTGGAATCCCCATGACCGGTTGCACGTACCTTTCTGCGCGCCCGTTGCGCGCACCCCTGACGCTGCTCTGCGGCTCGCTGCTCACCCCCTTCGCCCTGGCGGCAGGCCCGGAGCCCGTTGCCACCCTGCGTGGCAGTGACGAACTCAGCCCCACGGTCATCACCGCCGTCGCGCCCAGCTCGCCCCTGACCGTGGTCACCGACCCCAGGGCGCCACGCCAGCCCGTGCCGGCCAGCGACGGTGCCGACTACCTCAAGACCATCCCGGGGTTCTCGGCCATCCGCTCGGGTGGCACCAATGGCGATCCGGTGCTGCGCGGCCTGTTCGGCTCGCGCCTGAACATCCTCACCAATGGCGGCCTGATGCTCGGCGCCTGCCCCAATCGCATGGATGCGCCCACCTCATACATTTCGCCGCAGACCTACGACCGGCTGACGGTCATCAAAGGCCCGCAAAGCGTCATCTGGGGCCCAGGCGGCTCGGCGGGCACCGTGCTGTTCGAGCGCGACCCGGAGCGCTTCGGCGAACTGGGCAGCCGGGTCGACGCAAGTCTTCTGGTCGGCTCCAACGGCCGCCTCGACAGACGTCTCGATGCCGCCGCGGGCAACCAGCAGGCCTACGCGCGCTTCGTCGGCAACCGGTCGCGGGCCGGCGACTACGAGGACGGCCATGGCGACGACGTACCGTCGCGCTGGGACAAATGGAACGGCGATGCGACCCTGGGCTGGACCCCGGACGCCGACACCCTGCTGGAGCTGACCGCAGGCCGGGGCGACGGCGAAGCCCGCTACGCCGGGCGCGGCATGGACGGCTCACAGTTCAAGCGCGAAAGCCTGGGCCTGCGCTTCGAACGTTCCAACCTGGGCGAGGTGCTCGACTCGGTCGAGGCGCAGGTCTGGTACAACTACGCCGACCACGTCATGGACAACTACAGCCTGCGGCGCCCGTCGGGCAGCGGCATGATGGGCCGGCCGATGGTCAGCAACGTCGACCGCCGTTCCCTGGGCGCACGGCTCAAGGCCACCTGGCACTGGGACGACCTGCAATTGATCGGCGGACTCGATGCCCAGCGCAACGAACACCGCAAACGGGGCGGGATGGGCGTGGATGCCCACCGTGGCCAGGCCTGGACCCAGGACGCCGACTTCCACAACTATGGCGCTTTCGCCGAGTTGACCTGGCACGCCACCGACACCGATCGCCTGGTCAGCGGCGCCCGCCTGGATCGGGCCAGCGCCCGCGACTTCCGCCAGGCGGACGCCAGCAGCACCCGCGAACGCGCCGAGACCTTGCCCAGCGGGTTCGTGCGCCTGGAACACGACCTCGCCGCGCTGCCCGCTACCGCCTATATCGGCCTGGGCCATGCCCAGCGCTTCCCCGATTACTGGGAGCTGTTCTCGCCAGGCGTCGGCCCGGTAGGTTCGCGGGACGCCTTCGAGGGTATCGCCCCGGAGAAGACCACCCAGCTCGACCTGGGCCTGAGCTACAAGGACGAGCGCCTGGAAGCCTGGGCGTCGGCCTATGCCGGGCAGATCCGCGACTACATCCTGTTCGACTACCGGGCCGGCATGACCGGTGCGGCCCGCTCGCGCGCCAGCAACGTCGATGCGCGGGTGATGGGCGGTGAGCTGGGCGTGGCCTACACGCTGCTCGAGCACTGGAAGGCCGACGCCACGCTGGCCTATGCCTGGGGCAAGAACAGCAGCGACGGTCGCGCCCTGCCGCAGATGCCGCCGCTGGACAGCCGGTTCGGCCTGACCTATGCCCGCGATGACTGGAGTGCCGGTGCCCTGCTGCGCCTAGTGGCGCCTCAGCGTCGCATCGCCGAGGGCCAGGGCAACGTGGTGGGCAAGGACTACCGCGACAGCGCCGGATTTGGCGTGTTTTCG
It encodes the following:
- a CDS encoding copper resistance protein CopZ, whose amino-acid sequence is MLKHALFLAALLLPGAFANAHEYTQGDLHIAHPWSMQLPPNAPSVAAYFVVHNNATTDDRLLGVDSPITDDAQLHAHVQTDDGLMRMQPVPSVVVPAGKDLTFAPGAYHVMLMQPKDRALLSDGQRFPLTLHFEKAGDVTVQVLVQREPPKAATGQPHAH
- a CDS encoding cobalt-precorrin-6A reductase (CobK/CbiJ; there are 2 pathways for cobalamin (vitamin B12) production, one aerobic (ex. P. denitrificans), the other anaerobic (ex. S. typhimurium); the CobK/CbiJ perform similar reactions in both; the anaerobic pathway includes the use of a chelated cobalt ion in order for ring contraction to occur; CobK thus converts precorrin 6 into dihydro-precorrin 6 while CbiJ converts cobalt-precorrin 6 into cobalt-deihydro-precorrin 6), whose amino-acid sequence is MTPRLLLLGGVTEALALARRLGPEHIYSLAGVGRVPEDLPCQVRVGGYGGAEGLAAYLREARIDLLIDATHPYAAQISGNAARAAAAVGIPCWALRRPAWQAGPEDDWREVADWPALIDALTPFRRPLFTLGREPLRHLDEIPTHQFWTLRALEACPGNARCEVIGARGPFYLEDERALFARGQFDVLVSKNSGSGATEPKLEVARERGVPVLVLARPCLPAVDRAFFDVETLAEALGIA
- a CDS encoding TonB-dependent receptor, which produces MTGCTYLSARPLRAPLTLLCGSLLTPFALAAGPEPVATLRGSDELSPTVITAVAPSSPLTVVTDPRAPRQPVPASDGADYLKTIPGFSAIRSGGTNGDPVLRGLFGSRLNILTNGGLMLGACPNRMDAPTSYISPQTYDRLTVIKGPQSVIWGPGGSAGTVLFERDPERFGELGSRVDASLLVGSNGRLDRRLDAAAGNQQAYARFVGNRSRAGDYEDGHGDDVPSRWDKWNGDATLGWTPDADTLLELTAGRGDGEARYAGRGMDGSQFKRESLGLRFERSNLGEVLDSVEAQVWYNYADHVMDNYSLRRPSGSGMMGRPMVSNVDRRSLGARLKATWHWDDLQLIGGLDAQRNEHRKRGGMGVDAHRGQAWTQDADFHNYGAFAELTWHATDTDRLVSGARLDRASARDFRQADASSTRERAETLPSGFVRLEHDLAALPATAYIGLGHAQRFPDYWELFSPGVGPVGSRDAFEGIAPEKTTQLDLGLSYKDERLEAWASAYAGQIRDYILFDYRAGMTGAARSRASNVDARVMGGELGVAYTLLEHWKADATLAYAWGKNSSDGRALPQMPPLDSRFGLTYARDDWSAGALLRLVAPQRRIAEGQGNVVGKDYRDSAGFGVFSLNGAYRVSKQVKLSAGVDNLFDKAYAEHLNLAGNAGFGYPASDPTPVNEPGRTLWTQVDLSF